The following proteins are encoded in a genomic region of Neomonachus schauinslandi chromosome 7, ASM220157v2, whole genome shotgun sequence:
- the GDF9 gene encoding growth/differentiation factor 9, whose amino-acid sequence MALLSNFFLWFFCFSWLCFPISLGSQASRGEPQTAAGAELESEAEPWSLLRPLDGRDRSGFLSPLFKVLYDGQGGTPRLQPDSRALRYMKRLYKAYATKEGIPKSNRSPLYNTVRLFTSCARHKQAPGDQATGSVPSVDLLFNLDRVTAVENLLKSVLLYTFSNSISFPSAVKCVCNLVIKEPESSSRTSHRAPSSFTFNLQFELKKKYTWFEVDVTTLLQPLVASNKKSIHMSVNFTCVRDQGQDPSAQDRPFNVTLQVPPSLLLYLNDTSAQAYHGWCSLRYKRRPSRSADQNRGLSVCPQGEGSAEGVRSPRHRRGQETISLPLNKPQAPASLNLSEYFKQFLFPQHECELHDFRLSFSQLKWDNWIVAPPRYNPRYCKGDCPRAVGHRYGSPVHTMVQNIIHEKLDSSVPRPSCVPAKYSPLSVLTIEPDGSIAYKEYEDMIATKCTCR is encoded by the exons ATGGCGCTTCTTAGCAACTTCTTCCTTtggtttttctgcttttcctGGCTGTGTTTCCCTATTAGCCTTGGTTCTCAGGCTTCTAGAGGAGAACCTCAAACTGCAGCTGGTGCTGAGTTGGAATCTGAGGCTGAGCCTTGGTCTTTGTTGCGGCCTCTAGATGGAAGAGACAGATCtggcttcctttctcctcttttcaaGGTTCTGTATGATGGGCAAGGTGGCACTCCGAGGCTGCAGCCAGACTCCAGAGCTTTGCGCTACATGAAGAGGCTCTATAAGGCGTATGCTACCAAGGAGGGGATCCCTAAATCCAACAGAAGTCCTCTCTACAACACTGTTCGGCTCTTCACATCCTGTGCCCGGCACAAGCAGGCTCCTGGGGACCAGGCAACCG GATCTGTTCCATCAGTGGACCTGCTGTTTAACCTGGATCGTGTTACTGCCGTTGAAAACTTACTGAAGTCAGTCTTGCTATACACTTTCAGCaactccatttcttttccctctgctgttaAATGTGTGTGCAACCTGGTGATCAAAGAGCCCGAGTCTTCTAGCAGGACCTCCCATAGAGCTCCGTCCTCATTTACCTTTAACTTACAGTttgaattgaaaaagaaatacacatggtTTGAAGTTGATGTGACCACTCTTCTTCAGCCTCTAGTGGCCTCCAACAAGAAAAGTATTCACATGTCTGTAAATTTTACCTGCGTGAGAGACCAGGGGCAGGATCCTTCAGCTCAGGACAGGCCATTTAACGTGACcctccaggtgcccccctcaCTGCTTTTATATCTGAATGACACAAGCGCTCAGGCTTATCATGGGTGGTGTTCCCTTCGCTATAAACGGAGACCTTCACGGAGTGCCGACCAGAACAGGGGTCTGTCCGTCTGCCCCCAGGGAGAAGGGTCGGCTGAGGGTGTAAGATCTCCTCGTCACCGGAGAGGTCAGGAAACCATCAGCTTGCCATTGAACAAGCCTCAGGCTCCAGCTTCTTTGAATCTGAGTGAATACTTCAAACAGTTTCTTTTTCCCCAACATGAGTGTGAACTCCATGACTTCAGGCTGAGCTTCAGCCAGCTGAAGTGGGACAACTGGATCGTGGCCCCGCCCAGATACAACCCTCGATACTGTAAAGGGGACTGTCCAAGGGCAGTTGGACATCGGTATGGCTCGCCAGTTCACACCATGGTGCAGAACATCATCCACGAGAAGCTCGACTCCTCGGTGCCAAGACCATCGTGTGTGCCTGCTAAATACAGCCCTCTCAGTGTTTTGACCATCGAGCCAGATGGCTCAATTGCTTACAAAGAATATGAAGACATGATAGCCACTAAGTGCACCTGTCGTTAA
- the LOC110591028 gene encoding cytochrome b-c1 complex subunit 8 — translation MGREFGNLTRMRHVITYSLSPFEQRAFPHYFSKGIPNVLRRARACVLRVVPPFVGFYLVYTWGTQEFEKSKRKNPAAYENDK, via the exons ATGGGCCGCGAGTTTGGGAATCTGACCCGGATGCGGCATGTGATCACCTACAGCTTGTCGCCCTTCGAGCAGCGCGCCTTCCCGCACTACTTCAGCAAGGGCATCCCCAACGTGCTGCGCCGCGCGCGGGCGTGCGTGCTTCGCGTCGTGCCCC cgTTTGTAGGATTTTACCTTGTCTACACATGGGGGACCCAGGAATTTGAGAAATCCAAGAGGAAGAATCCAGCTGCCTATGAAAATGACAAATGA
- the LEAP2 gene encoding liver-expressed antimicrobial peptide 2, with amino-acid sequence MWHFKLFAVLMICLLLLNQVDGSPILELSSTKRRLRRMTPFWRGVSLRPIGSSCRDDSECITMLCRKRRCSLSVAQE; translated from the exons ATGTGGCACTTCAAACTCTTTGCAGTGCTCATGATCTGCTTGCTGCTGTTGAACCAG GTGGATGGCTCCCCCATACTGGAACTGAGTTCAACGAAGAGAAGGCTACGGAGAATGACCCCGTTTTGGAGAGGGGTCTCCCTCAGGCCCATTGGATCCTCTTGCCGGGACGATTCCGAGTGTATCACGATGTTGTGCAG aaaaagaCGCTGTTCCCTAAGTGTGGCCCAGGAATGA